The Triticum aestivum cultivar Chinese Spring chromosome 7B, IWGSC CS RefSeq v2.1, whole genome shotgun sequence genome window below encodes:
- the LOC123159147 gene encoding uncharacterized protein isoform X2, with protein sequence MEGSSSASASMGAAMRPARAGVKVCGKEEKVVGMQKASGSFPYCGDGVVSTDVEAKWVLCFLLLCLKNKRRLPKKQAIRVKRRT encoded by the exons ATGGAGGGGtcgtcgtcggcgtcggcgtcgatgGGGGCGGCGATGAGGCCGGCGCGGGCGGGGGTGAAGGTGTGCGGCAAGGAGGAGAAGGTGGTGGGCATGCAGAAGGCGTCGGGGAGCTTCCCGTACTGCGGCGACGGGGTGGTGTCCACGGACGTGGAGGCCAAGTGGGTGCTCTGCTTCCTGTTGCTCTGCCTCAAGAACAAGCGCAG ACTTCCAAAAAAACAAGCAATTAGAGTGAAAAGAAGAACTTAG
- the LOC123159147 gene encoding uncharacterized protein isoform X1, with translation MEGSSSASASMGAAMRPARAGVKVCGKEEKVVGMQKASGSFPYCGDGVVSTDVEAKWVLCFLLLCLKNKRRFAYSACGRRLITYPAIVQD, from the coding sequence ATGGAGGGGtcgtcgtcggcgtcggcgtcgatgGGGGCGGCGATGAGGCCGGCGCGGGCGGGGGTGAAGGTGTGCGGCAAGGAGGAGAAGGTGGTGGGCATGCAGAAGGCGTCGGGGAGCTTCCCGTACTGCGGCGACGGGGTGGTGTCCACGGACGTGGAGGCCAAGTGGGTGCTCTGCTTCCTGTTGCTCTGCCTCAAGAACAAGCGCAGGTTCGCCTACTCCGCCTGCGGCCGACGCCTCATCACCTACCCCGCCATTGTCCAGGACTAG